A genomic stretch from Chitinophaga agri includes:
- the rlmN gene encoding 23S rRNA (adenine(2503)-C(2))-methyltransferase RlmN: MKSGKTNIRHLSLPELQEYFGSIQEKPFRAKQVYEWLWLKHATSFDAMTNISKDLRTKLEEHFTLPAISADHTQHSDDGTVKSRFRLHDGHFVEGVLIPTDTRQTACVSSQVGCSLSCKFCATGYMDRKRNLEYDEIYDEVALLNQQAMDKYGKKLSNIVYMGMGEPLLNYKNVLKSIERITSPDGLGMSPRRITVSTAGVAKMIRQLGDDKVKFNLALSLHAANDEKRSQIMPINDTNNLKVLIEALNYFYKATQNQISFEYILFKDFNDSLKDADELIRIYRQVPADLVNIIEYNPISNARFMKPDEDVAEAFMEYLAKNKVNARLRRSRGKDIDAACGQLANKG, from the coding sequence ATGAAATCGGGCAAAACAAATATCCGGCACCTCAGCTTACCGGAATTACAGGAATACTTTGGGTCAATACAGGAAAAACCCTTCCGCGCCAAACAGGTGTATGAGTGGTTGTGGCTGAAACACGCTACGAGCTTCGACGCAATGACCAACATTTCCAAGGATTTACGCACAAAACTGGAAGAACACTTTACACTTCCCGCAATCTCAGCAGATCATACCCAGCATAGTGATGACGGCACTGTTAAGAGCCGCTTCCGCCTGCATGATGGTCACTTCGTAGAAGGCGTACTGATCCCTACAGATACCAGGCAAACTGCCTGTGTTTCTTCCCAGGTAGGTTGCAGCCTTAGCTGTAAATTCTGCGCTACGGGCTACATGGACCGTAAGCGTAACCTGGAATACGATGAAATCTATGATGAAGTGGCCCTGCTGAATCAGCAGGCTATGGATAAATACGGCAAGAAACTCAGCAATATCGTGTACATGGGTATGGGCGAACCGCTCCTGAACTATAAGAACGTGCTGAAATCTATTGAGCGTATCACTTCCCCGGATGGCCTGGGCATGTCTCCAAGACGTATCACCGTATCTACTGCCGGCGTGGCTAAAATGATCCGCCAGCTCGGAGACGATAAAGTGAAATTTAACCTGGCCCTTTCCCTGCACGCTGCAAATGATGAAAAACGCAGCCAGATCATGCCGATCAATGATACCAACAACCTCAAAGTACTCATTGAAGCGCTGAACTACTTCTACAAAGCTACACAGAACCAGATCTCATTCGAATACATCCTCTTTAAGGACTTCAATGACTCCCTGAAGGATGCCGATGAGCTGATCCGTATATACCGCCAGGTACCTGCAGACCTGGTCAACATTATTGAATACAACCCAATTTCCAACGCCCGCTTCATGAAACCGGACGAGGACGTTGCGGAGGCATTTATGGAATACCTCGCTAAAAACAAGGTAAATGCCCGCCTCCGTCGTAGCCGCGGTAAAGACATCGATGCGGCCTGCGGCCAGCTGGCGAATAAAGGTTGA
- a CDS encoding thiolase family protein, translating to MQAAYIVDAVRTPIGRYGGVLSSVRPDDLLAHLIKAIIQRNPTLDPAGIEDVIAGATNQAGEDNRDVARMAALLAGLPVTVPGNTVNRLCASGMQAIMDAARAVMCGDGDVFLAGGVESMTRAPLVMPKADGAFSRSTEMYDSTIGWRFTNKRLAEMYHPYSMGETAENVARQWKISREDQDMFAYQSQLKYKDAYAAGKWSAEIIPVPVTPNKQGQVVITDDEPPRETSLEKLAGLKPAFIKEGTVTAGNSAGINDGAAVVLVVSEKALKQYNLTPLMQIKSMAVAGVDPSIMGIGPVPASQKALLRAGLSVGQLDLVELNEAFAVQALACTRDLGLDPAKVNVNGGSIAIGHPLGCTGARIAATLLHEFRRRPQAKYGLTTMCVGVGQGAAMIYENLS from the coding sequence ATGCAAGCTGCTTACATAGTAGACGCGGTCCGCACCCCAATAGGCCGGTATGGTGGGGTTCTGAGTTCAGTACGGCCGGACGATCTGTTGGCCCACCTTATAAAAGCTATCATTCAACGCAATCCAACACTCGATCCTGCTGGTATTGAGGATGTTATAGCTGGTGCTACCAACCAGGCAGGCGAAGATAACCGTGATGTAGCCAGGATGGCAGCATTACTGGCAGGGCTGCCGGTCACTGTACCTGGTAATACGGTCAACCGCCTCTGTGCCTCCGGCATGCAGGCCATTATGGATGCCGCCCGGGCAGTGATGTGTGGTGATGGAGACGTGTTCCTGGCAGGAGGGGTGGAGAGTATGACACGTGCCCCGCTGGTAATGCCCAAGGCTGATGGCGCTTTCAGCCGGAGTACAGAAATGTATGACTCCACGATCGGCTGGCGTTTTACCAATAAGCGCTTAGCGGAAATGTACCATCCCTATTCCATGGGCGAAACGGCTGAAAATGTAGCCCGCCAGTGGAAGATCAGCAGAGAGGACCAGGATATGTTCGCCTATCAGAGTCAGCTGAAATACAAGGATGCCTACGCTGCTGGTAAGTGGTCGGCTGAAATCATTCCGGTGCCTGTCACGCCTAACAAACAGGGGCAGGTAGTGATCACGGATGATGAACCACCCAGGGAGACTTCACTGGAGAAGCTGGCCGGATTGAAACCTGCCTTTATCAAAGAGGGGACTGTGACTGCCGGTAATTCGGCCGGGATCAATGATGGAGCTGCAGTCGTGCTGGTTGTATCTGAAAAGGCATTGAAACAATATAATCTTACACCGCTGATGCAGATCAAATCCATGGCGGTGGCAGGTGTAGATCCTTCGATCATGGGAATAGGGCCGGTGCCTGCATCTCAGAAAGCATTACTGCGCGCGGGGCTTTCTGTTGGCCAGCTGGACCTGGTGGAGTTAAACGAAGCATTCGCAGTACAGGCGCTGGCTTGTACCCGTGACCTGGGATTAGACCCCGCAAAGGTCAATGTGAATGGCGGGTCTATTGCCATCGGGCATCCTTTGGGATGTACAGGGGCCAGGATAGCAGCGACACTCCTGCATGAGTTCCGGCGCAGACCCCAGGCTAAATATGGATTAACTACTATGTGTGTGGGAGTTGGTCAGGGAGCCGCTATGATCTATGAAAATCTGAGTTAA
- a CDS encoding sigma-70 family RNA polymerase sigma factor — protein sequence MQIMYKLSDEQLITLFKKGHASALEELVHRHKDKLYTSIVLLVKDAFLAEDIFQDTFIKIIDTIRAERYTEKGKFLPWAMRIAHNLCVDHFRKIKRTPIIKTSDDKDIFNVLNFSESSAEEKMITAQSHDRVRRMLDLLPEEQREVIILRHYADLSFKEIADLTQVSINTALGRMRYGLINLRKMMTEKQICL from the coding sequence ATGCAAATAATGTACAAACTAAGTGATGAGCAGCTAATTACCCTCTTCAAAAAGGGTCATGCTTCAGCATTGGAAGAATTAGTGCACAGACACAAAGATAAGCTCTATACCTCTATCGTATTACTTGTGAAAGACGCTTTCCTGGCTGAAGACATTTTCCAGGATACCTTTATAAAGATTATCGATACAATCAGAGCAGAGCGCTATACGGAAAAAGGTAAATTCCTTCCCTGGGCGATGCGTATTGCGCACAACCTATGTGTAGATCACTTCCGTAAGATCAAACGTACTCCTATCATCAAAACCAGCGACGACAAAGATATTTTCAACGTACTGAATTTCAGCGAGAGCAGTGCAGAAGAAAAAATGATCACAGCACAAAGCCACGATCGTGTAAGGCGTATGCTCGACCTGCTGCCGGAAGAACAACGTGAGGTCATTATTCTCCGCCACTACGCTGACTTAAGTTTCAAAGAAATTGCCGACCTCACCCAGGTGAGTATCAATACCGCATTAGGCCGTATGAGATATGGTCTGATAAATCTCCGGAAGATGATGACGGAGAAACAGATTTGTTTGTAA
- the uvrA gene encoding excinuclease ABC subunit UvrA, whose protein sequence is MATKVKKTETITDDQSVSTQDQIFIKGARVHNLKNVSVGIPRSKLVVVTGVSGSGKSSLTMDTLYAEGQRRYAESLSAYARQFLMRMNKPDVDYIKGICPAIAIEQKVITRTPRSTVGSMTEIYDYLRLLFARVGKTYSPISGQLVKKHEVSDVVDYIKKLPSGSKIQLLVTFRRHEKRDVKEELQILMQKGFSRLYVKEKGNGSLLRIEELLEEKKPSLPKEAYLLVDRLVAKEFDEDDLHRIADSVQTAFYESEGDCLVEVDGGDMKHFSNRFELDGMQFEEPVPNLFSFNNPYGACPVCEGFGQVLGVDADLVIPDKRLSVFENAIAPWRGEKMGEYKEALIKASRKFNFPIHKPIVDLTDEQYQLLWTGNEHFYGLNEFFKMVEQNLYKVQYRVLQSRYRGRTICPECGGGRLRKEALYIKVADVNIAQLVDMPVGNLYQWFQELQLNEYDQQVAKRILLEIDHRLKTLLDVGLTYLTLNRVANTLSGGESQRIQLTRSLGSNLTNSMYILDEPSIGLHARDTHRLIGVLKELRDLGNTVVVVEHDEMMMQEADYIIDMGPLASHLGGEVIFAGNYQQILKDSKSLTGKYLSGQFSIEPPAKLRKWKKAITLEGCRQHNLKNINVDFPLQVLTVVSGVSGSGKTTLVKQILYPALMKLKGEFAERVGQHRALKGAVDDITQIEMVDQNPIGKSSRSNPVTYIKAYDEIRDLYAKQQLSKMRGFQPKHFSFNVDGGRCDACKGEGEVVVEMQFLADVHLQCETCGGRRFKEEVLEVTYKGKNIHDVLEMSVEESLDFFKDEKDVTNKIRPLSDVGLGYVKLGQSSDTLSGGEAQRVKLASFLGKGKAQGHILFIFDEPTTGLHFHDIKKLLASFNALIDQGHSVLVIEHNIDVIRSADWVIDLGPEGGAGGGELLYAGLPEGLKAVERSYTGKYL, encoded by the coding sequence ATGGCTACTAAAGTGAAGAAAACGGAAACAATAACTGATGATCAGTCAGTTAGTACGCAAGATCAGATTTTCATCAAGGGCGCACGCGTTCACAACCTCAAAAATGTAAGCGTAGGCATCCCCAGAAGCAAGCTGGTAGTAGTAACCGGGGTATCCGGTTCTGGCAAGTCTTCACTGACCATGGACACTTTATATGCTGAAGGACAGCGCCGTTATGCGGAAAGTCTCAGCGCCTATGCACGTCAGTTCCTCATGCGCATGAACAAACCTGACGTCGATTATATCAAAGGCATCTGTCCAGCCATTGCCATCGAGCAGAAAGTGATCACCCGTACACCCCGCTCTACAGTGGGCTCTATGACGGAAATTTATGATTACCTCCGCCTGTTATTTGCCCGTGTAGGCAAGACCTATTCCCCCATCTCCGGTCAGCTTGTAAAAAAGCATGAAGTGAGCGATGTGGTGGATTATATCAAAAAACTCCCTTCCGGTTCTAAAATACAATTGCTCGTAACCTTCCGCCGCCACGAAAAACGTGATGTGAAGGAAGAATTACAGATCCTGATGCAGAAGGGCTTTTCCCGCCTCTATGTGAAGGAGAAAGGGAATGGTTCCCTGCTGCGTATTGAAGAACTGCTGGAAGAGAAAAAACCTTCTCTCCCCAAGGAGGCTTACCTGCTGGTAGACCGCCTGGTGGCAAAGGAATTTGACGAAGATGACCTGCATCGTATCGCAGATAGTGTGCAGACTGCCTTTTATGAGAGTGAAGGCGATTGCCTCGTGGAAGTGGATGGTGGAGACATGAAACATTTCTCCAATCGTTTCGAACTGGACGGTATGCAGTTTGAAGAGCCCGTACCAAACCTGTTCTCTTTCAACAACCCTTATGGTGCATGTCCGGTATGCGAAGGCTTTGGTCAGGTGCTGGGTGTTGATGCGGATCTCGTTATACCGGATAAACGCCTGAGTGTATTTGAAAACGCTATTGCTCCCTGGAGAGGCGAGAAGATGGGCGAATACAAAGAAGCCCTGATAAAAGCTTCCCGCAAATTCAACTTCCCGATCCACAAGCCTATTGTTGATCTTACTGATGAGCAATATCAGTTGTTGTGGACAGGGAATGAGCACTTCTACGGTCTGAATGAGTTCTTCAAAATGGTGGAGCAGAACCTGTACAAAGTGCAGTACCGTGTGCTGCAATCCCGCTACCGTGGACGGACTATCTGCCCTGAGTGCGGAGGAGGCCGCCTGAGAAAAGAAGCGCTGTACATTAAAGTAGCGGATGTCAATATCGCGCAACTGGTAGATATGCCGGTAGGTAATCTCTACCAATGGTTCCAGGAGTTACAGCTGAATGAATACGATCAGCAGGTAGCAAAGCGGATACTACTGGAAATAGATCACCGGCTGAAAACATTACTCGACGTTGGTCTGACCTACCTTACACTGAATCGTGTAGCCAATACGCTGAGTGGTGGAGAAAGCCAGCGTATTCAACTGACTCGTTCGCTGGGTAGTAACCTGACTAATTCCATGTACATACTGGACGAGCCGAGTATTGGTCTGCATGCACGTGATACACATCGCCTGATTGGCGTATTGAAAGAACTGCGCGATCTGGGTAATACGGTTGTGGTTGTTGAGCACGACGAGATGATGATGCAGGAAGCCGATTATATCATCGATATGGGACCTTTGGCTAGTCACCTGGGTGGTGAAGTGATCTTTGCAGGAAACTATCAGCAGATACTAAAAGACAGTAAAAGCCTGACAGGTAAATATCTTAGCGGGCAGTTCAGTATTGAACCTCCTGCTAAGCTGCGTAAATGGAAGAAAGCGATCACCCTGGAAGGATGTCGTCAACATAATCTGAAAAACATCAATGTTGATTTCCCGTTACAGGTGCTTACGGTCGTGAGCGGTGTCAGTGGCTCCGGAAAAACGACGCTGGTAAAACAGATCCTGTATCCTGCACTCATGAAACTGAAAGGTGAGTTCGCAGAGCGTGTGGGCCAGCACCGTGCGTTAAAGGGTGCTGTGGATGATATCACACAGATTGAAATGGTAGACCAGAACCCGATCGGTAAATCATCCCGTTCTAACCCGGTTACCTATATTAAAGCATACGACGAAATCCGTGATCTGTACGCTAAACAGCAACTGAGCAAGATGCGCGGCTTCCAGCCAAAACATTTCTCATTTAACGTAGATGGGGGCCGTTGTGATGCTTGTAAAGGAGAAGGCGAAGTTGTAGTGGAAATGCAGTTCCTGGCAGATGTACACCTGCAATGTGAAACCTGCGGTGGCCGTCGCTTTAAGGAAGAAGTGCTGGAAGTAACCTATAAAGGCAAAAATATCCATGATGTACTGGAGATGAGCGTAGAAGAATCGCTGGACTTCTTCAAGGATGAAAAAGATGTGACCAATAAGATCCGTCCGCTGAGTGATGTGGGGCTGGGGTATGTGAAACTCGGACAGAGCAGTGATACCCTGAGTGGTGGTGAAGCACAGCGTGTAAAACTGGCTTCTTTCCTGGGTAAGGGGAAAGCACAGGGGCACATCCTCTTCATTTTCGATGAACCCACTACCGGTCTGCACTTCCATGATATTAAAAAGCTGCTGGCTTCATTCAACGCCCTGATCGACCAGGGACACAGTGTGCTGGTAATTGAACATAACATTGATGTGATCCGTAGTGCTGACTGGGTGATTGACCTGGGGCCTGAAGGTGGTGCCGGTGGCGGAGAATTGCTGTATGCAGGATTGCCGGAAGGCCTGAAGGCAGTGGAGAGAAGTTATACAGGGAAGTATTTGTAG
- a CDS encoding DUF4293 family protein encodes MIQRIQSLYLLLAAAAGIGTWFLNIWKVQVGNEAIQYFNAQSSFIVFLVLMLVVGLALFTIFLYKNRKLQFKLIVLNAVLSLAALALEYFQVQEMANKIQSGGKVITTSNYLPGAFLPLLIFIFLVMAARGVYKDQKLIKSLDRLR; translated from the coding sequence ATGATACAACGCATTCAAAGTCTTTACCTTTTATTAGCGGCTGCGGCCGGTATCGGCACATGGTTCCTGAATATCTGGAAGGTCCAGGTTGGTAACGAGGCCATCCAATATTTTAATGCACAGTCGAGCTTTATAGTGTTCCTGGTACTGATGCTGGTTGTAGGATTAGCCCTGTTCACTATTTTCCTGTATAAGAACCGTAAACTACAGTTCAAACTGATCGTACTAAATGCGGTGCTCTCCCTTGCGGCACTGGCGCTGGAGTATTTCCAGGTGCAGGAAATGGCTAACAAGATACAGTCGGGTGGTAAAGTGATCACTACTTCCAACTATCTGCCAGGCGCATTCCTCCCGTTGTTGATCTTTATATTTCTGGTAATGGCAGCAAGAGGTGTGTATAAAGATCAGAAGCTGATCAAATCGCTGGACAGACTGAGATAG
- a CDS encoding NADP-dependent malic enzyme, with protein MARKQNKQDALDYHALGRPGKIEVIPTKNTKTQWDLSLAYSPGVAEPCKEIAKDVENVYKYTAKGNLVAVISNGTAVLGLGDIGPEAGKPVMEGKAVLFKIFADIDVFDIELNTKNVDEFVQVVKAMEPTFGGINLEDIKSPECFEIEERLKRELKIPIMHDDQHGTAIISSAALLNALELVKKDIDKVRIVINGAGAAAMACVKLYVALGAKKENIIMFDKDGVINTSRPNLSDLHQQFATTSTVTQLSEALKGADMFVGLSVGNVVTPDMIKSMADNPIVFAMANPDPEIAYELAVASRPDVIMCTGRSDHPNQVNNVLGFPYIFRGALDVRATTINEEMKLAAVHALAELAKESVPDIVNLAYNEKNLYFSPKYIIPKPLDPRLLSHVAPAVAKAAMDSGVAQQPITDWDAYIEVLNKRLGLDNQLFRVIGTKARQDPRKVVFAEADNLKVLKASQVVRDEGIAYPILLGNEQRIRNLAAEHGIELEDTVIIDPKSDEMSEKRHHFGELFFKKRQRKGFNLYEAKKVMRERNYFGCMLVETGEADALISGLTRNYPDTIRPALHVIGMEPNAKRVAGMYIINTKRGPLFLGDTTVNFNPTAEELAEITLLVANEVRQFNITPRIAMLSYSSFGSSGTPEAQLVARAREIVKQKDPTLIVDGEIQAAMAFNQEILKDSYPFSELLGQEVNTLIFPNLAAGNIAYNLLQEVAGFDAIGPVLLGMKKPVHILQLGSTVRSIVNMVNIAVVDAQHKCCDGKK; from the coding sequence ATGGCAAGAAAACAGAACAAGCAGGATGCGTTGGATTACCACGCATTGGGGCGGCCTGGAAAAATTGAAGTAATACCTACAAAGAACACCAAGACACAGTGGGACCTTTCACTGGCTTACTCTCCCGGAGTAGCAGAACCATGTAAGGAGATTGCAAAAGATGTAGAGAATGTGTACAAATATACCGCCAAAGGAAACCTGGTAGCGGTAATCAGTAATGGTACTGCGGTGCTGGGCCTGGGCGATATCGGCCCGGAAGCCGGTAAACCAGTAATGGAAGGTAAGGCCGTACTGTTCAAGATATTTGCAGATATCGATGTATTTGATATCGAGTTGAACACGAAGAACGTTGACGAATTTGTACAGGTTGTGAAAGCAATGGAACCGACTTTCGGTGGTATCAACCTGGAAGATATCAAGAGTCCTGAGTGTTTTGAGATAGAAGAGCGCCTGAAAAGGGAACTCAAAATCCCTATCATGCACGATGACCAGCATGGTACAGCCATCATTTCCAGTGCTGCATTGCTCAATGCCCTGGAACTGGTTAAAAAAGATATAGACAAAGTCAGGATCGTTATAAATGGCGCCGGCGCAGCTGCTATGGCCTGCGTAAAGCTTTATGTAGCACTGGGCGCAAAGAAAGAAAATATCATCATGTTCGATAAGGATGGTGTGATCAACACCTCCCGCCCGAACCTGTCAGACCTGCATCAACAATTTGCTACCACATCAACCGTAACCCAGCTATCAGAAGCACTGAAAGGTGCCGACATGTTTGTCGGTTTGTCAGTCGGTAATGTGGTCACGCCGGATATGATCAAGAGTATGGCGGATAATCCGATCGTGTTTGCCATGGCAAATCCTGATCCGGAGATCGCCTATGAACTGGCAGTCGCTTCCCGTCCTGATGTGATCATGTGTACAGGTCGTTCCGACCATCCTAACCAGGTAAACAACGTGTTGGGTTTCCCATACATCTTCCGCGGAGCGCTGGACGTACGTGCCACTACTATCAACGAAGAGATGAAACTGGCGGCTGTGCACGCACTGGCAGAACTGGCCAAGGAGTCCGTACCAGATATCGTGAACCTGGCTTACAACGAAAAGAACCTCTATTTCAGTCCTAAATATATCATTCCAAAACCACTGGACCCACGCCTGCTGAGCCATGTAGCACCAGCTGTAGCCAAAGCTGCGATGGATAGCGGCGTAGCACAGCAGCCGATCACTGACTGGGACGCTTATATAGAAGTACTGAACAAAAGGCTGGGGCTGGATAACCAGCTGTTCCGTGTGATTGGTACCAAAGCGCGTCAGGACCCGCGTAAAGTGGTATTCGCAGAAGCAGATAACCTGAAAGTCCTGAAGGCATCTCAGGTGGTGAGAGACGAAGGTATTGCCTATCCGATCCTGCTGGGTAATGAACAACGTATCCGTAACCTGGCAGCAGAACATGGCATTGAACTGGAAGACACGGTGATCATCGATCCCAAGAGCGATGAAATGAGTGAAAAGCGTCATCATTTTGGTGAACTGTTCTTCAAAAAGCGTCAGCGTAAAGGTTTCAATCTGTACGAAGCGAAGAAGGTAATGCGTGAGCGTAACTACTTCGGTTGTATGCTGGTAGAAACCGGAGAAGCAGACGCGCTGATCTCTGGTCTGACCCGTAACTATCCCGATACCATCCGTCCTGCATTACATGTTATCGGTATGGAGCCAAACGCAAAGCGCGTGGCGGGTATGTATATTATCAACACCAAACGAGGTCCGCTGTTCCTGGGCGATACAACCGTGAACTTCAATCCTACGGCAGAAGAACTGGCAGAAATTACCCTGCTGGTAGCGAATGAAGTAAGACAGTTCAACATCACACCACGTATAGCGATGCTGTCTTATTCCAGCTTCGGTTCCAGCGGTACACCGGAAGCACAGCTGGTGGCAAGGGCACGTGAGATCGTAAAACAGAAAGATCCTACCCTGATCGTAGACGGTGAGATCCAGGCGGCTATGGCCTTCAACCAGGAGATCCTGAAGGACAGCTATCCATTCAGTGAGTTACTGGGACAGGAAGTGAACACCCTGATATTCCCGAATCTGGCAGCAGGTAATATTGCTTATAACCTTCTCCAGGAAGTAGCAGGCTTTGATGCGATCGGGCCGGTTTTGCTGGGTATGAAGAAGCCGGTGCATATCCTCCAGTTGGGCAGCACCGTAAGGTCTATTGTAAACATGGTGAATATCGCGGTAGTAGATGCGCAACATAAGTGCTGCGACGGAAAGAAGTAA
- a CDS encoding MlaE family ABC transporter permease — translation MEFRFFHHFGSYLLMLKGMFTRPENMRMFWREFMRQCVDIGIGSLGIVLIISMFMGGVTTLQIAYQLVSPIIPRSTIAQIVRDTIILEFAPTLTCIVLAGVVGSKIASELGNMRVSEQIDAQEIMGINTKGYLIMPKILAAIIMIPLLISIAGFLGIWGGEKAGELGGILSSEQYWQGLRQDFRAYNIFFALFKAFVFAFIIASVPSYYGYNVQGGALEIGKASTSAVVVTCVLILFMDYLLAALLL, via the coding sequence ATGGAGTTTAGATTCTTTCATCATTTCGGAAGCTACCTGCTTATGCTCAAAGGCATGTTCACCCGCCCGGAAAACATGCGTATGTTCTGGCGGGAGTTTATGCGGCAGTGTGTGGATATAGGCATCGGATCATTAGGAATAGTACTGATCATTTCAATGTTTATGGGAGGGGTGACCACCCTGCAGATCGCTTATCAGCTGGTAAGCCCGATCATTCCCAGATCAACCATTGCACAGATAGTAAGAGATACCATCATACTTGAATTTGCGCCTACACTGACATGTATCGTACTGGCAGGTGTGGTAGGGTCCAAGATAGCCTCCGAGTTGGGTAATATGCGTGTATCCGAGCAGATCGATGCGCAGGAGATCATGGGTATCAATACCAAGGGGTATCTGATCATGCCAAAGATCCTGGCGGCCATTATTATGATCCCGCTGCTGATCAGTATTGCCGGTTTCCTGGGCATCTGGGGCGGTGAGAAGGCTGGCGAACTGGGAGGTATCCTGTCGTCAGAGCAGTATTGGCAGGGACTCAGACAGGATTTCAGGGCATATAATATCTTCTTTGCCCTGTTTAAAGCATTCGTATTTGCATTTATTATTGCCAGCGTACCCTCCTATTATGGTTATAATGTGCAGGGAGGTGCGTTAGAGATCGGTAAAGCCAGTACCAGTGCGGTAGTGGTTACCTGTGTGCTGATCCTGTTTATGGATTACCTGCTGGCAGCACTGTTGTTATAA
- a CDS encoding ABC transporter ATP-binding protein, with the protein MIELVNIKKGFGDKIILPDVSAVMETGKVNLIIGSSGSGKTVMMKCMVGLMPVDEGKILYDGRDFTNMSDHEKKEVRQQIGMLFQGSALFDSMTVEQNVMFPLEMFGKGSHREKKDRVMECLERVQLKDAAKKFPAEISGGMKKRVGIARAIVLNPKYLFCDEPNSGLDPQTSLLIDKLIKELTLEYKITTVINTHDMNTVMESGDHIVYMYKGRKQWEGSNKDIIFSKDEKLNDFIFASDFLRDAKEMRQTEMFQSQDWRNKLKKD; encoded by the coding sequence ATGATTGAATTGGTTAATATTAAGAAGGGCTTTGGTGATAAAATCATTCTGCCGGATGTTTCTGCGGTGATGGAGACCGGAAAGGTCAACCTGATCATCGGGAGCAGCGGCAGCGGAAAGACGGTGATGATGAAGTGTATGGTGGGACTGATGCCGGTGGACGAGGGTAAGATCCTCTATGATGGCAGGGATTTCACCAATATGAGTGACCATGAAAAGAAAGAGGTACGTCAGCAGATCGGAATGCTCTTCCAGGGATCTGCGCTTTTTGATAGTATGACAGTGGAACAGAATGTGATGTTTCCCCTGGAAATGTTCGGAAAAGGTAGCCATAGAGAGAAAAAGGACCGTGTCATGGAGTGCCTGGAGAGGGTACAGCTGAAGGACGCGGCTAAGAAATTCCCGGCCGAGATCAGTGGAGGGATGAAGAAAAGGGTAGGTATTGCCCGTGCTATCGTATTGAACCCCAAGTATTTATTCTGTGATGAACCTAACTCAGGTCTGGATCCGCAAACATCCCTGCTGATAGATAAGCTGATCAAGGAATTAACACTGGAGTACAAGATCACTACAGTTATTAATACGCATGATATGAATACCGTAATGGAAAGCGGTGACCATATCGTATATATGTATAAAGGTCGTAAACAGTGGGAGGGAAGTAATAAAGACATCATTTTCAGTAAAGATGAAAAGCTGAATGACTTTATATTTGCATCCGATTTCCTTCGGGATGCCAAGGAAATGAGGCAAACGGAGATGTTCCAGAGTCAGGATTGGCGTAATAAGTTAAAAAAAGATTGA
- the sucD gene encoding succinate--CoA ligase subunit alpha, with protein sequence MSVLVNKNSKVIVQGFTGTEGTFHATQMIEYGTQVVGGVTPGKGGSKHLDRPVFNTVEDAVKATGADVSIIFVPPGFAADAIMEAAEAGIELIVCITEGIPVQDMIRAKNFLVGRNSRLIGPNCPGVITAEEAKVGIMPGFIFKKGNIGIVSKSGTLTYEAADQVVKAGLGVSTAIGIGGDPIIGTPTKDAVELLMNDPETVGIIMIGEIGGSMEADAAKWIKENGTKPVVGFIAGQTAPPGRRMGHAGAIIGGADDTAAAKMKIMAECGVHVVESPANIGKTMAEVLKAVKA encoded by the coding sequence ATGAGTGTTTTAGTTAATAAGAATAGCAAAGTGATTGTACAGGGTTTTACCGGTACAGAAGGCACTTTCCATGCCACACAGATGATAGAATATGGCACGCAGGTAGTAGGTGGCGTTACGCCGGGTAAAGGTGGCTCCAAGCACCTGGACCGTCCCGTATTCAACACTGTAGAAGATGCAGTAAAGGCTACAGGCGCTGATGTTTCTATCATTTTCGTACCACCAGGCTTCGCTGCAGATGCTATCATGGAAGCTGCTGAAGCTGGCATCGAACTGATCGTATGTATCACTGAAGGTATTCCTGTACAGGACATGATCAGGGCTAAAAACTTCCTGGTTGGCCGTAACAGCCGCCTGATCGGACCAAACTGCCCTGGTGTCATCACTGCTGAAGAGGCTAAAGTAGGTATCATGCCTGGTTTCATTTTCAAAAAAGGTAATATTGGTATCGTATCTAAATCCGGTACTTTAACATATGAAGCTGCTGATCAGGTAGTTAAAGCTGGTCTGGGTGTTTCTACCGCTATCGGTATCGGTGGAGACCCAATCATCGGTACACCAACCAAAGATGCGGTTGAACTGCTGATGAACGATCCTGAAACCGTTGGTATCATCATGATCGGTGAGATCGGTGGTAGCATGGAGGCTGACGCTGCAAAATGGATCAAAGAAAACGGTACTAAACCAGTAGTTGGTTTCATCGCTGGCCAGACCGCGCCTCCGGGCCGCCGTATGGGTCACGCTGGTGCAATCATCGGTGGTGCTGACGATACTGCAGCAGCTAAGATGAAGATCATGGCTGAGTGTGGTGTACACGTGGTAGAAAGCCCTGCTAACATTGGTAAGACAATGGCAGAAGTGTTGAAAGCTGTGAAAGCATAA